A single window of Ficedula albicollis isolate OC2 chromosome 8, FicAlb1.5, whole genome shotgun sequence DNA harbors:
- the TROVE2 gene encoding 60 kDa SS-A/Ro ribonucleoprotein — protein MEAEESGAQPPSAAPEPSGAGRHLPDSRRLQRFLCFGSEGAAYHAKDQKLGLENAEALLRLIEEGRGCEVVEEIKAFSQEGRAAKQEPLLFALAVCSQCSDAKTKQAAFKAVPEVCCIPTHLFTFIQFKKDLKEGMKCGMWGRALRKAVADWYNGKNGMALALAVTKYKQRSGWSHKDLLRLSHLKPASEGIAIVTKYITKGWKEVQEAYKEKAVSAETEKLLKYLEAVEKVKRTKDELEVIHLIEEYGLVREHLLTNHLKSKEVWKALLKEMPISVLLRNLGKLSANSVLEPRGSEVAIVCEKLRNEKLLKKGRIHPFHILVALETYKAGHGNRGKLWWRPDEDILEALDASFYKAFKTVEPTGKRFVIAVDVSASMTQKVLGSVLSASTVAAVMCMVVARTEKDSQIVAFSHEMVPCPVTADMTLPQVLVKMYEIPVGTTDCSLPMIWALKTQTAADVFIVFTDNETFAGNAPPAMALAEYREKMGIAAKLAVCGMTSHGFTVADPDDRGMLDICGFDAGALDVIRNFTLGLI, from the exons atggaggcagaggagagcGGGGCGCAGCCGCCGAGCGCGGCGCCGGAGCCCAGCGGTGCCGGCCGGCACCTCCCCGACAGCCGCCGCCTGCAGCGCTTCCTGTGCTTCGGCTCCGAGGGCGCCGCCTACCACGCCAAGGACCAGAAGCTGGGCTTGGAAAACGCGGAGGCTTTGCTAAGGCTGATTGAAGAAGGCAGGGGCTGCGAAGTTGTTGAAGAAATCAAAGCGTTTAGTCAAGAGGGCAGAGCGGCAAAACAGGAGCCCTTGCTCTTTGCCCTCGCAGTTTGCTCGCAGTGTTCTgatgccaaaacaaaacaagcgGCGTTTAAAGCTGTCCCCGAGGTGTGTTGCATACCAACCCATCTCTTTACTTTCATCCAGTTTAAAAAAGATCTGAAGGAGGGCATGAAATGTGGCATGTGGGGCCGTGCTCTGAGGAAAGCTGTTGCAGATTGGTACAATGGAAAGAATGGCATGGCTCTTGCTTTAGCAGTTACAAAATATAAGCAAAGAAGTGGTTGGTCTCATAAAGATCTTCTGAGGTTGTCCCACCTAAAACCTGCCAGTGAAG gAATTGCTATAGTCACTAAGTATATTACCAAGGGGTGGAAAGAGGTCCAAGAAGCTTATAAAGAGAAAGCAGTTTCTGCTGAGACTGAAAAACTCTTGAAGTATCTGGAGGCTGTGGAGAAAGTAAAACGCACAAAGGATGAATTGGAAGTTATTCATTTGATTGAGGAATATGGTCTAGTTAGAGAGCATCTCCTGACAAACCATCTGAAATCTAAAGAG GTTTGGAAGGCATTACTCAAGGAGATGCCTATTTCTGTATTGTTGAGAAATTTAGGAAAGCTGTCAGCAAATTCAGTGCTTGAACCACGAGGTTCAGAAGTTGCAATAGTAtgtgaaaaactgagaaatgagAAACTGCTAAAAAAG gGTAGAATACATCCCTTCCATATTTTGGTTGCATTAGAAACCTATAAAGCTGGGCATGGAAACAGAGGGAAGCTTTGGTGGCGTCCTGATGAAGACATTTTAGAAGCTTTAGATGCCTCATTTTACAAAGCTTTCAAG acAGTGGAACCAACAGGAAAACGCTTTGTAATTGCAGTTGATGTTAGTGCATCAATGACACAAAAGGTTTTGGGCAGTGtgctcagtgccagcacagtTGCAGCAGTAATGTGTATG GTTGTAGCACGGACTGAGAAGGATTCCCAAATTGTTGCCTTTTCACACGAAATGGTCCCTTGTCCAGTGACAGCTGACATGACCTTACCTCAAGTTTTAGTGAAAATGTATGaa ATTCCAGTGGGTACCACTGATTGTTCCCTTCCAATGATATGGGCTCTAAAAACTCAGACAGCTGCTGATGTCTTCATTGTATTTACTGATAATGAGACCTTTGCTGGGAATGCTCCTCCTGCAATGGCCCTTGCAGAGTACAGAGAG AAAATGGGTATTGCTGCTAAGCTGGCTGTGTGTGGAATGACCTCCCACGGTTTCACGGTCGCGGACCCGGATGACAGGGGAATGCTGGATATCTGCGGCTTCGATGCAGGAGCTTTGGACGTCATTCGAAACTTCACTTTGGGTTTGATCTAA